In the Pedobacter cryoconitis genome, TACTCTGCCCCTACTGTTCAGAATGAAATCCCTAACGGTATCTCTTCGATCACTGGTAACTTTACAGTGAATGAAACACAGGATTTAGCCAACATCTTAAAAGCAGGTAAATTACCAGCTCCGGCACGTATTGTTGGTGAGTTTGTGGTTGGTCCATCTTTAGGAGAAGCAGCGATCCACAATGGTTTATTATCATTCGTACTGGCATTCATAGTGATCCTTGTGTTCATGGCGTTGTATTACAACAAAGCAGGTTGGGTAGCTAACCTTGCCTTAGTGATCAACTTATTGTTCATCATGGGTATCCTGGTTTCGCTGGGTGCGGTATTGACTTTACCTGGTATTGCTGGTATTATCCTGGTAATTGGTTTATCGGTCGATGCGAACATCCTGATCTTTGAACGTGTAAGAGAGGAACTGGCACATGGCAAATCAACTGCTGTGGCAATCAAAGAAGGTTTTAAACATGCAATGCCTTCGATTATTGACTCCAATGTTACGGTATTAATTTTAGGTGTTATCCTTTATGCATTCGGTAGCGGTCCTGTTCAGGGTTTTGCAACTACTTTATGTATCGGTATCCTTTCTTCTTTATTCTGTGCGGTATTAATCTCACGTTTAGTATTTGAAGGTCTATTGAACAAAAATGCAAACATCACTTTCGGTAACAAAGCAACTATCCACGCCTTTAAAAACATCGCGTTTAACTTTGTTGGCCGCAGAAAGATTTATTATACAATCTCTTCTATCATCATCATCTTAGGTATCATTTTCTACTTCAAAAACGGTGGATTAAGGTTAGGTATTGATTTTAAAGGAGGAAGAACTTACATCGTTCATTTCGATAAAGGAATGGATACTGAAGATGTAAAAGCGAAATTAGCCCCAAGCTTCCAGAATGAAGAAATTCAGGTTAAAACTGCTGGTGCTGACAACGAATTAAAAATCACAACTACTTACCATATCGCTGACCAGAATGCTGGTGCTGATAAGATTGTAGAAGATGCATTAAAAGCTGGTTTAGCAACAACAGGAGCTAAATATACCATTGAAAGTAACCAGAAAGTAGGGCCAATCATTGCGAGTGACCTTGTTTCAAGTGCTTACACAGCAATCTTGTTCTCTTGTCTGTTGATGTTTGTTTATATCATCGTCAGATTTAAGAAAGTAAACTATGGTTTAGGTGCGGTTATCGCATTATTCCATGACGTGTTACTGGTATTATCATTCTATACGATCCTTGATGGTGTGCTACCATTCTCTTTAGAAATTGGTCAGGATTTCATCGCAGCAATCTTAACGGTTATGTCTTATACCATGACTGAAACAGTAGTTGTATTTGACCGTATCCGTGAGAAACTTGCGGAGACTGGTAAAGATGATTTATATGGTGAAGAACGTAATACACTAATCAACTTCGCGTTGAACAGTACATTAAGTCGTACCATCTTAACCTCATTAACCGTATTCTTCGTATTACTTGTAGTCTTCATCTTCGGTGGAGAAAGTATCCGTGGGTTTATCTTCGCGTTATTAATTGGCCGTGTGATCGGTACATACTCTTCGTTATGTATCTCTACACCAATTGTAATCGACTTAGGCAAGAAACACGCATAAGTAATAGCATAGCATTTAAAAGCCTTCTTCTGGAATCAGAAGAAGGCTTTTTTGTTTTTAATCCAAGGCAGCTTTTCCACCACGGAAAGCTGCCTTATTTCTGTTATTTCGTATTTTTACTTACATTGAGCCGTTGCACAAATAACCAGCGTGCTTTACTATTTATGAGTCAGAAAGCTATTAAACTAATCGAATGTCCGAGAGATGCCATGCAAGGCATCCATGACTTTATTCCCACAGACTTAAAAGCGGCCTATATCAATTTGCTCCTGCAAGTTGGTTTTGATACCATAGATTTCGGCAGTTTTGTTTCGCCAAAGGCTATCCCCCAGCTTACCGATACCAAAGAAGTTTTAGCACAACTGGATCTGAGCAATACATCCAGCAAATTATTAGCTATTGTAGCCAATCTGCGTGGCGCTGAAAATGCCATGCTCTTTCCTGAAATCGATTACGTAGGATTTCCATTTTCTATCTCTGAAACTTTTCAGCAGAGGAATACAAATTCCACTATTCAGGAATCTCTGGTAACCGTAGAAAAGATGCTGGAATTATGTGATAAAAATCAGAAGACTGCCGTAGTTTACTTATCTATGGGCTTTGGTAATCCATATGGAGATGCTTACAACACAGCAATTGTAGAACAATGGGCATCGGAATTGGTAAAAAGGGGGACTAAAATACTTTCCTTATCAGATACCACAGGAGTTTCTACACCAGAAAAGATTAAAGAGTTAATGCAGCTGCTGCTCCGCAGCTTTCCGGAAACAGAAATAGGCCTGCATTTGCACAGCACTCCGGAGACGCGTAAAGAAAAAATTGAAGCTGCTTACCACATTGGGTGCAGACGTTTTGATAGTGCTTTAAAAGGCTTTGGAGGTTGTCCGATGGCAGCCGATGACCTGACTGGTAACCTGGCGACCGAAGAACTGATTACTTATCTTCAGCAACAAGGCGAAACATTGAAGCTGAACTTAGATAAATGGCAGGAGGCGATGTTGTTGTCATCGAAAGTATTTCAAGGAATGTAACCTCACCTGCTACCAATTATTTATTTCTTTACCATTCTGAAATGCTGTATTCCAGCTTCTTCAAACTGTTCGCCTTCTACTGCAAAGCCAAACTTAGCATACAAGCTAACGGCTTCCACCTGCGCGTTTAAATAGATCGAGTTGGCACTATCTGGTATATCGGCTAAAGCAGCCGCTACAAGCGCTTGTCCTACCCTTTTGCCCCGGTATTCTTTTAATACCGCAAAACGCTCTAACTTATAGCCGTTGTCAGTTTTCCGCCATCGGCAAGCACCACAAGGCTGGTTATCCAGTAAAGCCAGGAAATGATGAGAAACATCCTCATTTTCCCATTCCAGTTCTGGCGGACAGCCCTGTTCCACCACAAAGACTTGTTTTCGAATTGCAAATGCACTTTCCAATTCTTCCTGCGTCCTGATCTTATTTACCTGAAGTAGTTCCATGATGTTTGGGTTTAAATAAATGCTTCGCTTTCATTACACTCACTTCCTGCGCAGCATCAATGGAATGAGAACAATGAATATCGGTTTCTTGTTTTGCTAATGCTGCTAATGTGACATAGAATTTATGTAACTGATCTAATTCAGCTTCTGTTAAGTCTTCAATATCCACCATCCTGTTACTTGCCCGTTCATGTGCGGCCAATAATTCATTCAACTTAAGCTGTATCGCCTTGCCATCTTTGTTCTGAGCTTTCTGGATTAAAAAGACCATTAAAAAAGTAATAATTGTTGTTCCGGTATTGATCACCAGCTGCCAGGTTTCCGAATAATGAAAAACCGGACCGCTCACTGCCCAGACAATGACAATTAATAAAGCAATAATAAAAGCTGAAGAGCTACCTGTAAACTTGGTCGCAGCATTAGAGAACTGCTCAAATAAGTTGTTTTTCTTTCCTGGGATTTTCATCGCTATTTTTTTCAGCTAATTTGATGATTAAAACCCATTTACAGTGTATAACCGAAAAAAAATAAATCATAAAAAAAGCGCTTCAGATTGACTCTGAAGCGCCTTAAATATTTTTTTCTTTACTTATAATTTATCACTTGCATTTCTACAGTTCAAATCTTCAAAAGCCTGAGTTAAACGTTTAACAAATGCTTCTTCTCCTTTGCGTAACCAAACACGTGGATCATAGTATTTTTTATTTGGTTTATCATCTCCATCAGGATTTCCGATTTGTCCCTGAAGATAAGCTTCGTTCGCTTTGTAATAATCCAGAACACCTTCCCACAATGCCCATTGCATATCAGTATCAATGTTCATTTTGATTGCACCATAAGAAATAGCTTCTCTGATCTCTTCCTGAGAAGAACCTGATCCACCATGGAATACAAAGTTAATTGGCTTTTCAGCTGTTAACCCTAATTTCTCTTTGATATAATCCTGAGAGTTTTTAAGGATTACTGGTTGCAATTTAACGTTACCTGGTTTATAAACACCGTGAACATTACCAAAAGCAGCAGCAACAGTAAATTTATCACTTACTTTACTCAATTCTTCATAAGCATAAGCGACTTCAGAAGGCTGAGTATATAATTTAGAGCTATCAACATCACTGTTGTCTACACCATCTTCTTCACCACCAGTTACACCCAGTTCGATTTCGATAGTCATACCCATTTTAGCCATACGTGCTAAGTATTTAGCCGAGATCTCCATGTTTTCTTCGATTGACTCTTCAGAAAGATCCAACATATGTGAAGAGAACAATGGTTTACCAGTTTCAGCAAAGAATTTTTCACCGTGATCTAACAGGCCATCAATCCATGGCAATAATTTTTTAGCTGCATGGTCAGTATGTAATACAACCGCAACACCATAGTGCTCAGCTAATAAATGAACATGTTTTGCGGCAGATACTGCCCCTAATACACATGCATTTAAGTTATCATTATTCAATGTCTTACCTGCATAAAATTGCGCGCCACCATTTGATAACTGGATCATGACTGGTGAATTCACCGCTTTAGCAGTTTCCATAACCGCATTGATGGTATTTGTTCCGGTAACATTAACTGCAGGCAATGCAAACTGATGTTTTTTAGCCTGTTCAAATAATTCCTGAACAGCATCTCCGTAAATTACGCCTTTATAGCCTTTTAAACTCATTGTTATTAGATTTTGTTTAAGCCGAAGTTAGGAAAAATATTAGCCCGGGCAAACCTTAGCTGGTAATTATTTCATCATACCTATTATTACCACAGCTGATTATTTCAATTGCTATATCAATATAGCAAAAGCTAATCGCTTAATATTTTATAAATTATAACCTGTTAAAGTATTATAGAATTTATACGAAATCTAGGTTAAGCTGTTCTGATTTTTTTTCGTTTCTTTGTAATCGCATTTTTCAACGAATAACATGGCTTGGTTTAAGAGAGAAAAAAAAGGTATCAGTACGCTGACAGAAGAAAAGAAAGAAGCGCCGGATGGCTTATGGAACAAGTGTCCTAATTGCAAGAAAGCATTACACAGCGCAGACCTTATTGAAAATAAATACGTTTGTCACTATTGTGATTATCATTTGAGAGTTGGTTCCAAAGAATATTTTCAGGTATTATTTGATAACAATGAGTTCAAAGAACTTTTTGCTGACCTGACCTCAGGAGATCCGCTTAACTTTACAGACAGCAAACCTTATACAGAACGTTTGGTTGACACAATGGCAAAAACAGGCCTGAAAGACGCTATTCGTTCAGCAGTAGGTAAAATTGAAGGAGAAGAACTGGTAATTGCCTGTATGGACTTCAATTTTATTGGTGGTTCTATGGGTTCTGTAGTAGGAGAAAAAATCGCAAGATCTATCGATTACAGCATCAAACATAAAATTCCATTTCTGATGATTTCCAAATCAGGAGGAGCCAGAATGATGGAAGCCGCATTCTCACTGATGCAAATGGCAAAAACATCTGCTAAATTAGCCTTGCTGAACCAGGCAAAAATCCCTTATATCTCTTTATTAACTGATCCGACTACCGGTGGTGTAACTGCATCTTATGCGATGCTGGGTGATATTAATATTGCAGAACCAGGTGCGCTGATTGGATTTGCAGGCCCGAGAGTAATTAAAGAAACAATCAAAAAAGACTTACCAAAAGGTTTCCAGACTGCCGAATTTGTGCAGGAACATGGCTTCCTTGATTTTATTGTAGACCGCAGGGCAATGAAAGCAAAGCTCGCTACTTTCCTTAAAATGGTAAAGAACTAGATAACCTGTTGCCTGTTAGACAGGCTTCCTTATAAAATAGCCTACGCTATAAAATAAAATCCCCTGCGGAATAAAGCGCTATTAAAGCTTTTATTCCGCAGGGGATTCTTAATATATTCAATTCATCTTATCAGGGCCTTTTAGTCCGGCTCTTGCTTACAAATAGAATTGAATCCCTAAACGCGGATTAAAGAAGTCACTTCCAAAACTAAAAGATCTGAAATCAGTTAAGGATGCCTCATCAGTTTTCAAGTGTTGCTTTGCATATTGGAATCCGGTAATTGACAGTTCTATACCGATTTTTTTAGAGGGGAACAAGGCAAATCCCGGAGATAAGGTTGCGCTATAAAAATTACTTTTCAAATCTTTTTCCCCCATTGTTTCGCTACCTTTTATATTCCGCCAGTTTAAAGCTGCTTCCAGCTGACCAAAAAATTTAAGTTGCGGTGTGATACCAACATAATATCTCCCAAACGGGCTTACACTCACAGCGTAAGCTTTTCTCCGTACAGAACCTCCATCAACCAAATTCTGGGTATAAGCAGAATGTACATAGCCTAATCCGGTTCCTATGACCAGATTATCTGTAACGAAGATTCCCACTGTGGGATTGATTCCTAAGTAAGTATTCCTGTCTGTTATGCTTCCACCTCTGTAGGTGTTGAAATTAGCATAACCTCCTAAAAGTATTTTTCCTTTTTCTGTCTGCGCCATGCAGCTAACTGATATTGATAGCAAACCAATAAAAATTAATACTATTTTCTTCATAATGATACAGCTCAGGAT is a window encoding:
- the secDF gene encoding protein translocase subunit SecDF; the encoded protein is MQGKGFIKFMAILLGIVCVYSLSFNFVTSKVEKDAKAYAKGDLTKEKAYLDSMSTVPVYPIFGFDYQFCKGKEINLGLDLKGGMNVTMEISLGELVKSLANHTDDANFNKALATAQTQLNAGGKDFISLFVNEFEKISPNVKLADYFSNQDNAQQLKANASNADVKNYLSKEATSAIDRSFIIIRSRIDGFGVVSPNMQKQEGTNRILIEMPGVQDKERVHKLLQGSAELQFWQVYQNEEVYSIMENINKTLASTLKDTATVTTVKDTAVKGKSALANLAKKSTTGKDSSDLKTKELSKSNPLFALLNIPTYQDEKGQPALRPGPTVGWVAQKDTAKVNSYFRRPEVVSIIPQSFKFMWSVRPMDGTKVFELYAIKSVSPDGKPDLGGEAISDARHDYDQKGKPEVTMYMTGEGAQKWKKITAEASADANNKKSIAIVLDNAVYSAPTVQNEIPNGISSITGNFTVNETQDLANILKAGKLPAPARIVGEFVVGPSLGEAAIHNGLLSFVLAFIVILVFMALYYNKAGWVANLALVINLLFIMGILVSLGAVLTLPGIAGIILVIGLSVDANILIFERVREELAHGKSTAVAIKEGFKHAMPSIIDSNVTVLILGVILYAFGSGPVQGFATTLCIGILSSLFCAVLISRLVFEGLLNKNANITFGNKATIHAFKNIAFNFVGRRKIYYTISSIIIILGIIFYFKNGGLRLGIDFKGGRTYIVHFDKGMDTEDVKAKLAPSFQNEEIQVKTAGADNELKITTTYHIADQNAGADKIVEDALKAGLATTGAKYTIESNQKVGPIIASDLVSSAYTAILFSCLLMFVYIIVRFKKVNYGLGAVIALFHDVLLVLSFYTILDGVLPFSLEIGQDFIAAILTVMSYTMTETVVVFDRIREKLAETGKDDLYGEERNTLINFALNSTLSRTILTSLTVFFVLLVVFIFGGESIRGFIFALLIGRVIGTYSSLCISTPIVIDLGKKHA
- a CDS encoding hydroxymethylglutaryl-CoA lyase, encoding MSQKAIKLIECPRDAMQGIHDFIPTDLKAAYINLLLQVGFDTIDFGSFVSPKAIPQLTDTKEVLAQLDLSNTSSKLLAIVANLRGAENAMLFPEIDYVGFPFSISETFQQRNTNSTIQESLVTVEKMLELCDKNQKTAVVYLSMGFGNPYGDAYNTAIVEQWASELVKRGTKILSLSDTTGVSTPEKIKELMQLLLRSFPETEIGLHLHSTPETRKEKIEAAYHIGCRRFDSALKGFGGCPMAADDLTGNLATEELITYLQQQGETLKLNLDKWQEAMLLSSKVFQGM
- a CDS encoding GNAT family N-acetyltransferase, translated to MELLQVNKIRTQEELESAFAIRKQVFVVEQGCPPELEWENEDVSHHFLALLDNQPCGACRWRKTDNGYKLERFAVLKEYRGKRVGQALVAAALADIPDSANSIYLNAQVEAVSLYAKFGFAVEGEQFEEAGIQHFRMVKK
- a CDS encoding low affinity iron permease family protein, which encodes MKIPGKKNNLFEQFSNAATKFTGSSSAFIIALLIVIVWAVSGPVFHYSETWQLVINTGTTIITFLMVFLIQKAQNKDGKAIQLKLNELLAAHERASNRMVDIEDLTEAELDQLHKFYVTLAALAKQETDIHCSHSIDAAQEVSVMKAKHLFKPKHHGTTSGK
- the fbaA gene encoding class II fructose-bisphosphate aldolase; this translates as MSLKGYKGVIYGDAVQELFEQAKKHQFALPAVNVTGTNTINAVMETAKAVNSPVMIQLSNGGAQFYAGKTLNNDNLNACVLGAVSAAKHVHLLAEHYGVAVVLHTDHAAKKLLPWIDGLLDHGEKFFAETGKPLFSSHMLDLSEESIEENMEISAKYLARMAKMGMTIEIELGVTGGEEDGVDNSDVDSSKLYTQPSEVAYAYEELSKVSDKFTVAAAFGNVHGVYKPGNVKLQPVILKNSQDYIKEKLGLTAEKPINFVFHGGSGSSQEEIREAISYGAIKMNIDTDMQWALWEGVLDYYKANEAYLQGQIGNPDGDDKPNKKYYDPRVWLRKGEEAFVKRLTQAFEDLNCRNASDKL
- the accD gene encoding acetyl-CoA carboxylase, carboxyltransferase subunit beta; the encoded protein is MAWFKREKKGISTLTEEKKEAPDGLWNKCPNCKKALHSADLIENKYVCHYCDYHLRVGSKEYFQVLFDNNEFKELFADLTSGDPLNFTDSKPYTERLVDTMAKTGLKDAIRSAVGKIEGEELVIACMDFNFIGGSMGSVVGEKIARSIDYSIKHKIPFLMISKSGGARMMEAAFSLMQMAKTSAKLALLNQAKIPYISLLTDPTTGGVTASYAMLGDINIAEPGALIGFAGPRVIKETIKKDLPKGFQTAEFVQEHGFLDFIVDRRAMKAKLATFLKMVKN
- a CDS encoding outer membrane beta-barrel protein, which gives rise to MKKIVLIFIGLLSISVSCMAQTEKGKILLGGYANFNTYRGGSITDRNTYLGINPTVGIFVTDNLVIGTGLGYVHSAYTQNLVDGGSVRRKAYAVSVSPFGRYYVGITPQLKFFGQLEAALNWRNIKGSETMGEKDLKSNFYSATLSPGFALFPSKKIGIELSITGFQYAKQHLKTDEASLTDFRSFSFGSDFFNPRLGIQFYL